A portion of the Vicingus serpentipes genome contains these proteins:
- a CDS encoding ABC transporter substrate-binding protein, giving the protein MLVTDQINHKFELETTPKRIISLVPSQTELLFDLGLDEEVVGITKFCIHPSKWFNSKNRIGGTKTVNYKKIKALKPDLIIANKEENTQSEIEELQKIYPVYTSDIYNLEDSLNMIETTGKITKTDIRAKEIIHKIKSDFLKLKSIEHKKNKVLYFIWQNPYMTIGSNTFINDMLNRSGFKHIDLGNRYPEVSETQLQKLNPDFIFLSSEPYPFKEKDIKKFKELCPSSKVLLVDGEMFSWYGSRLLKSVKYFIDLNDKIS; this is encoded by the coding sequence AATTATATCTTTAGTACCATCACAAACAGAATTATTATTTGATTTAGGTTTGGATGAGGAAGTTGTTGGTATTACAAAATTTTGCATACATCCTAGCAAATGGTTTAACTCAAAAAACAGGATTGGGGGTACAAAAACAGTAAATTATAAAAAAATAAAAGCTTTAAAGCCTGATTTAATTATAGCCAACAAAGAAGAGAATACTCAATCAGAAATTGAAGAATTACAAAAAATATATCCAGTTTACACTTCTGATATTTACAATTTAGAAGATAGCTTAAACATGATAGAAACTACAGGTAAGATTACGAAAACTGATATTAGAGCAAAAGAAATTATACATAAGATAAAAAGTGATTTTTTAAAATTAAAATCAATTGAACATAAGAAAAATAAAGTGTTGTATTTTATCTGGCAAAATCCATATATGACCATTGGGTCGAATACTTTTATAAATGATATGTTAAATAGGAGTGGTTTTAAACACATTGATTTAGGAAATAGATATCCAGAAGTAAGCGAAACACAATTACAGAAACTAAATCCTGATTTTATTTTTTTATCCTCAGAACCCTATCCTTTTAAAGAAAAAGACATTAAAAAGTTTAAAGAATTATGTCCTAGTTCTAAAGTTTTATTAGTTGATGGAGAAATGTTTTCATGGTATGGTTCAAGACTCTTAAAATCAGTAAAATACTTTATTGACTTGAACGATAAAATCTCTTAA